The DNA sequence AGCGCCCTCTTCTGGCCTTCAGTTGCTCTTACATATTTATCACCTTCCCCTCTTCACCTGTAGAGGgagcatttttgttgttgttggtgttCAAAATGCATCTCCGaatgtgttcgtctgaaagaaggctgagtaaagcttgggataattttcatttttgtcttaactatccctttaatatgagGCCTTGTTAGTAGATGATTAACAATATTCACTTCACATGTGATTGGTTTTGACTCATCAGTGtatgttaaaataaacaaagatatCTTTGTGATCTGTAACTGTGAAGAGGAAAATCCTGACATTTAATgcaaatattgtattaaaactaaacatatttgtttgtttaattatcatatttgattacatttttcataaatTATCACATTTCGTGTTACTGCAGTACTCTTGCAGTCTTTCAAAGCACACAAGAAACAaggatatattttatttcataaaacatCCAGTATAATTTTAAGTTTATCACATCAGAACACCAATTAACTAAACATGTTTGTTCAGAATAACTTGCTCTCCACGTCATGTAATGGTGAAGGAAATGTTAAATGAGGCCTAaagaaaattagaaaaaaatgaaaaagtgtgCATGGCTCTTAGGGCTAAAGTGTCCAAGTAAAAAAGAATGCCTTTCCTGTTCAGAACATGTTTAATTTGTTGTGCTTCAACACTAACAAAACACAGCCTACCCAGATAGCAACTTTGTGTCAGCCCAAATCCGGCCCACGTCTGGCACATGCGGGATGATGATCTGGGCCACATGtggcaggaatgatggcacttgggcggaccgctcctgtttgccagatctAGACCACAAGCAGGCCACAAAAATGCCAaatgtcagccaagagcaaagaactggaccttatctgatccacaaaatatttatatattatttatagagtCATCTCAGCATTAACAATCCTGTtatcaagcagaatcactgaaggaaagaaggaaacaggaaaaaaagagatgagcagaaacacaagaactacaactgacttcagtcacagccttagatgaaatcaactgaagataaaagacattaaatctctgaagatctgattaaacaactccacaaacagcattaccagcttcacttattactaacctgactgactttatttctgtcacatgtcTACAGAAGTTCCtgctgagaattaacagaagtttaactctcatgtttgtttcatttcaggttaccatgatggtgattgATGTTTCCATTAGTTGGCCTCTTAACTTTTAACATATATTTGTCTTCTCTGGCTGCTGTGATAgtgtttctgtcaaacacattaGCAGTAGCAAAGAAAACTGAAGCATGATCATGTGATCATTGTAAACTATTGATGGTTTTGTAATCATCATATAGCCTGTGAACAACACTGTGTCCTACAATTAGCCATCAAATAGTCTGCTTCACTGAAGTCTtaataattgaatataaatgttaCTGCAAAATGAAATCCAGATATTTTGCAGAAATCTGTTAgaagatgaaaataaataaaaacacaaaaaggaaAACTATGTTGACAAACACAGATATCagtaatcagcatatgaatctcactgatggtgacaataaacaaaatatttagacAATCAGATCAGCTGCATAATGCtctgatgcattctgggagttttgtactatagtaataacaaaCAGGACCAgtccgcccaagtgccatcattcctgccacatgtgggccagatcatcatcccgcatgtgccagatgtgggccggatttgGGCCGACACAGTGTTGCTATCTGGGGTTGCTCTCTGAATGTTTGTCACAACTCACAACGAGCATGTGTTATTTATCAgtaagaaaatatttaataagaaaataaatatattaatcttGTAATTCTCTCTGGACAAATGTCTTTTTAAAGGCTTGATgtcttaaatgtaaatgtgagcAGTTGTGAATTATAGTCATATTGTTTCTAaacattataaagctttgatTGGTTAACCCAAAAACACATTCTCATGATTTGTAGATACATGTGTTTCCAAATGAAAAACACATCTCACATACTCTTACTCATCTTAAAGTATCTCGTTTTCTGTGTATGAAAGAAATGTTTGTGTTTGGATTCTTGTATGAAGAATTATTTGGCTGTAAAGACAATCTGTTTATAATGATGATGCAGTATATTTGCTtcatatttgtttattaaaatgcatattttttgagTTTCTCAAGTCATGATACAAAGAACAGCAGAGCAACAAACAAGCTTTATTCAGTGAACTATAGTAATGCATCAGAATGTGTCTCATATTCGCTGATCTTCGCTGTAGAATCTGAAGTCTTGAATCTGGACtcactgaaacaggaagtagAAGAGCAGAGGAGAGAAGAGCAGGAGGAAGCTTCCCTTAAACACTCCATCTAATCAAGATGATGAAGAAAATAGTATTATACTACTACtgctactaataataataataatgaattaaaatggcCTGTTCATTGTTGATAAGTTTTTTCACAGttttctaaaataataataaaataaaaaaaactcagaAAGAACTTGACTGATTCAAAAACTTATTTTCATGTTGTTCAAGCTTTACACTATTCTTGACTAGACTTGAAATATTGTGCTCCTTATGAACAATCATTTGTGTTTGAATTATTATAATAGTGGTTATGGAAAAAGGCAACTGATAGATGaatacatgtaaatgtaaatcaaCACACAGTCAAATAAAGAACAATACCTGCTGTGTTGCAGAGATCAGTGTCACAGCAGTGGAGAGACACTGTCCCTAATTCATTCTTTTGGGTCCCTGGATTACATTTAGTTATACACCCTTTAGCTGTGTAAGATCCCTTAGAGGAACCTGCAAAAAGGACAAACTTCCAAAATAGGCTCAAGACACAATTCCAGAAATCATGTTCCTCTTGTAAGAGACAAATAATTGCAATTATGTGATGagagtaatatatatatatttctactTCACATTATCACTTTCAGTAAACTACGACAGTAAATTTCCACATCACACCAAACTTACCAACTGATTTTTCCATTATAGTGTTTCCACATTTAGAAAATCCATCTGGACATG is a window from the Megalobrama amblycephala isolate DHTTF-2021 unplaced genomic scaffold, ASM1881202v1 scaffold503, whole genome shotgun sequence genome containing:
- the LOC125261847 gene encoding three-finger toxin MALT0070C-like is translated as MDLRVSVVLLFIFLNGGYSLKCYTCEPDSVGYCDAKVKTCPDGFSKCGNTIMEKSVGSSKGSYTAKGCITKCNPGTQKNELGTVSLHCCDTDLCNTADGVFKGSFLLLFSPLLFYFLFQ